The following proteins come from a genomic window of Miscanthus floridulus cultivar M001 chromosome 2, ASM1932011v1, whole genome shotgun sequence:
- the LOC136536505 gene encoding BTB/POZ and MATH domain-containing protein 1-like, with protein MADATMPSITLQDIHPAAFKVMLGFMYTDALPLDDELGDSPVEMLQNLLAAADRFALDRLKVLCELKLWDNTSVTTVASVLACVETYNCLKLKRKCMNFFAVQENFYKAVLTDGFAMLLQKFPALAAELRKRVGKGHIRIYNI; from the coding sequence ATGGCTGACGCCACAATGCCATCCATCACGCTGCAGGACATTCACCCTGCAGCATTCAAAGTTATGCTTGGGTTCATGTACACAGATGCCTTGCCTCTAGATGATGAGCTTGGAGATTCTCCTGTTGAGATGTTGCAAAATTTGCTTGCCGCGGCTGACAGATTTGCGCTGGACCGTCTGAAAGTTTTATGTGAACTGAAGTTATGGGACAATACCTCTGTGACGACAGTTGCTTCTGTTTTAGCTTGCGTGGAGACATACAACTGTCTAAAGTTGAAGAGAAAATGCATGAACTTTTTTGCTGTGCAGGAAAATTTCTACAAGGCAGTGTTAACAGATGGTTTCGCCATGTTGTTGCAGAAATTCCCAGCTCTTGCTGCTGAGCTGAGAAAGAGGGTGGGGAAGGGGCATATCCGGATATACAACATTTAA